One Nitrospirota bacterium genomic window carries:
- a CDS encoding tetratricopeptide repeat protein, which yields MNCPFIFDDDAIRKVTSLPTLLDPRFLVNLSFLFNYKLNYLGVKGYHVFNIIIHVINGLLIYYVISLISKIEANEKNNSYYHYETLAFFAALIFVAHPMELFAVTYVVQRAASMAAMFYLLTLIFYIKFRIAQSTALGTKKFYLLSLLFTLMASKTKEITITLPVMLTIFEFVFFDGSIKKRLTYVIPFFLLIPLTIIQINAVGVDVIFSEPQSKIYVQHSATGAAAKSPLIASNRWEYLFTQFKVITTYLRMFFYPHNLTLIHYFTVSRTFFELKVVLAFILLLMLFAFGTYLLFIGKKRSKLFGFGLIWFFVAISPQSSIVPIQGWMIFEYRAYLASIGIYISVIVTVFGLLKNHYRIVYMLMLSLSILLTILTYNNNKIWATEISLWERNVKVEPLHPVPHINLGSCYFAAKRYDDAIAQFKQAIALTPNTAEAYNDLGLVYERKGLFNEALEKFKYAMSLDSSYASPVVNLGMMYMNRGMNEQALAEFKAALVINRSNPGAHINLGTLYAKMGQREKATEEFKRVTVTNPNIVEPYVNLAALYAEQGLSALAEDNLKKAMKIDPSFSETYNIMGTIYEERGAFNEASANYQKAISYNKDNINARRNLAVIYLKQGLLSDAAGQYRYILSAVPDDAEARGALLTIERQQNYRRP from the coding sequence TTGAACTGCCCTTTTATTTTTGACGACGATGCTATCAGAAAAGTGACCTCGCTGCCAACTCTGCTTGATCCCAGATTTTTAGTGAATCTCTCTTTCTTATTCAATTACAAACTTAATTATCTCGGCGTTAAAGGGTATCATGTTTTTAATATTATTATCCATGTAATAAACGGGCTTTTAATATATTACGTTATTTCGCTTATTAGCAAGATTGAAGCAAATGAAAAAAACAATAGTTATTATCATTATGAAACGCTGGCATTTTTTGCCGCCTTAATTTTTGTAGCTCATCCCATGGAATTGTTTGCCGTGACTTATGTTGTGCAAAGGGCAGCTTCAATGGCGGCTATGTTTTATCTGCTAACACTTATTTTCTATATAAAATTCCGAATCGCACAAAGTACTGCTTTAGGAACAAAAAAATTTTATTTATTGTCATTGTTATTTACTCTTATGGCGTCAAAAACTAAAGAAATTACAATTACTTTACCTGTTATGCTTACAATCTTTGAGTTTGTTTTTTTTGACGGCAGTATCAAAAAGAGGCTGACTTATGTAATTCCTTTTTTTTTGCTGATACCACTAACCATTATTCAGATAAACGCAGTTGGAGTTGATGTTATTTTCAGTGAACCGCAAAGTAAAATCTATGTGCAACATTCTGCAACAGGAGCTGCTGCCAAATCTCCACTTATTGCAAGTAACCGTTGGGAGTATCTCTTTACTCAGTTCAAAGTGATAACTACATACCTGCGAATGTTTTTTTATCCCCACAACCTCACACTTATTCATTATTTTACAGTATCAAGAACTTTTTTTGAACTAAAGGTGGTTTTGGCTTTTATTTTGTTGCTTATGTTATTTGCATTTGGGACATATTTACTCTTTATAGGCAAGAAGAGAAGCAAATTATTCGGATTTGGTTTGATTTGGTTTTTTGTGGCTATATCTCCGCAGTCAAGCATAGTGCCAATTCAGGGGTGGATGATTTTTGAGTACAGGGCATATTTAGCCTCCATAGGTATTTATATATCTGTTATTGTGACAGTTTTTGGTCTTTTAAAGAATCATTATAGGATTGTCTATATGTTGATGCTGTCGCTTTCTATTTTACTTACAATTTTGACTTATAACAACAACAAAATCTGGGCAACTGAGATATCATTATGGGAAAGAAATGTCAAAGTGGAGCCGCTGCACCCTGTCCCCCACATAAATCTTGGAAGCTGTTACTTTGCTGCTAAAAGATATGATGATGCTATTGCTCAATTTAAACAGGCTATAGCCTTGACTCCAAATACAGCTGAAGCCTATAATGACCTTGGGTTAGTGTATGAGCGTAAGGGGCTCTTTAATGAGGCTTTGGAGAAATTTAAATACGCAATGAGTCTTGACAGCTCTTATGCCTCCCCTGTAGTTAACCTGGGCATGATGTACATGAACAGAGGGATGAATGAACAGGCTTTGGCGGAGTTTAAGGCGGCTTTAGTAATCAACCGCTCTAATCCCGGAGCACATATCAATCTCGGAACTCTTTACGCAAAAATGGGGCAAAGGGAAAAAGCAACAGAGGAATTTAAGAGAGTAACCGTTACTAATCCAAATATAGTTGAGCCATACGTTAACCTTGCAGCACTGTATGCAGAGCAGGGACTTAGTGCTTTAGCAGAGGATAATCTGAAAAAGGCTATGAAGATTGATCCATCCTTTTCGGAAACATATAACATAATGGGCACAATATACGAGGAAAGAGGGGCTTTTAATGAGGCCTCTGCTAATTATCAAAAAGCAATCAGTTATAATAAAGACAATATAAATGCCCG